The genomic window GGATGGACGAGACCACGCGTGACCACGCCCTGGAGCCCTTCTATACGACCAAACCGGCCGGTCAGGGGACCGGACTCGGACTGAGCATCTGTCAGAGCGTTGTAAACGGCCACGGGGGGACCATCGTCGTCGAAAGCACAAAGGACGTGGGAACCCGCATGGTCGTCACTCTTCCCATCCTGGAGATCAACGGTGCACACCCGAGTTCTGGTTATTGACGACGAGGAAGCCTTGCTGGAGATGCTGGAGGCGGCCCTGGGCCTGATGGGATGTCAGGCCGTTACAGCCCCATGCCTTGCACGAGGTCGCGAGCGGGCCCAGGACGGGCAGTTCGACCTGGTGCTGCTCGACAATCACTTCCCCGATGGCCATGCCGACGCAATGATGCCGGTGCTCGCCGACGCTCAGCCGCAAGCCCCGGTCGTGATCATCACCGCCAACGACACGGATGCGCATGTGCAGCAGGCCCTGCGGCTGGGAGCGGCCGAAGTGCTCAGCAAGCCCTTCGGGCTCGATGAACTGGGTGAGGTCGTACAACGCTACTGTGCAAGCCAGGAGGCCAAGGGCGTTGCCTGAAAGTCGTGACCGTCCCCCACGAGACAGACGCCCGGCCTCGAGCAGGCCGGGCGTCTGTGTTTGTGCCTCGTTTGCACGCGCTGTCAGCTATACGCGCCGAACTCCTCCACTGCGGCCAGCATCGCCCGGTAGTTCCCTATCGGCACGTACTCGGTCACGCTGTTGCTGCTGCTGACAACGTAGCCGCCGCCGGGGGCGCAGGTCTCGATGCGCCGACGTACCTCCTCGCGCACTTCCTCCGGTGTGCCCCTGGTCAGGGTGTAGCCCAGATCAATGTTGCCGATCACGCAGACGCGCCCGGCCAGGTGACGCTTGACCCGGACAATATCCATCGCTTTGGGCTCGATGGGATGCAGCGCGTTAATCCCCAGCCCGGCCATCTCGTCCATGATCTCCCACAGGTTCCCATCGGAGTGGAACACGAAGGCCTTCGGTGGGTCGTAGCTTCGGCACAGCTCAGCGATCTGCGCATAGTAGGGGAATACCATCTCGCGCAGGAACCGTGGGTTGACCATCAGGCCGGAGTAGTAGGCGAGGTCGTCACCAAGCCAGACGAACTGCACCCGCTCATACTCGAAGGCACGCCGGAGGAACTCGAGGTAGACCTGCCCCGTGTGGTCGATGACACGGCGCACAAAGTCGGGGCGCTCGAGGAGGCCGAAGCTGAAGGCCTCGAAACCCATCAGCATCCAGGCGCGCTCGAAGATTCCGCCGCCTTTGAGGCTGGTCGCCAGTTGCATGGAAGCCGGAAGCAGCTCCTGCGCCATCTCGATCCACTCGTAGGTGGCGCTGGCTGGGTCAGGCCAGGGGAACCGGTCAAGGTCATCCTCGGTGCGCAGCAGGCCTTCGTGAGTCATGGCCCAGTTGCGTTGCCGCAACTCCGGTGACCCGGTGGCATAGGCGAAGGTGGCCGGCTGCCACTGCTCGCCATAGTTGACCATCGGAGCGACGCGCACGAAGTCGTAGCCCGCACGGTAACTGAACTCGATGTCCTTCTCCAGGTAGCCTCGCGGGTCTTTCGACAGTGAGGGCAGCTTCTCGCCCAGGAAGGCTTCCTTGATGAAGTCCTCGCACTTGAGCTCGGCCGTCGGCACGCGGTCGGGCTGTCCGCAGAAGAGGGCTGTGCGCAGGCGTTCGAAGTCGGGCTGCCTTGTCATAGGCTCACCTGGAGGCGGTCCCCTCCCGGGGCACGCGAGAGATGTCGACAGATTCCTCTGCACCGTGACAGTCACCTGCCTGCGGGAGCTGAGGGTGCTCACTTGGTTGACGTCAACCCGCGGAGTGCGTATCCTTGGAGACGATTGGTGATATGCCTGTATCTGATGCTTACCTGTTTGCCCTGTCTTTCGTCTTCTCGCTGGTAGGGGGCCTCCTCCTAGCGGCCGTGACAGCACGGCTGCCGATGGGGAAGTCCTCGGCCGCCAAGTATGACTTCACCGGCCTGGCCACGGTGATCGCCCTGGCCTGCGTCTTCGGCGTCACCGCGGGCAGCGCTGCCCAGCCGGAGCTTGCCGTAGTGGGCTGGGCCTTCGGCGTGCTGGTGCTGGGCGCTCTCGTCGACTACGGGATCTCGGCTTCGACCCTGCGCACGCTGTTCATCTTTGCCGCCGGGGTGATCCTGGCGGAGCAGGGGGTCTGCATCGAGACCCTCAAGGTCCCCTTCACCACGAGCTTCGTACACCTGGGGGTTGAGGCCTCGGTCGTGACGGCCCTGTGGCTGCTGGTGTTCTCGGTGCTGTTTGGTCGCGCTGGGACGATTGCCGGAGTCTCGCCGGGCGTAGCGGCTGCAGCCGGTCTGACCTTCTACGCCATCGGCCATCTGCGCCCCGATCTTTCGAACGCCACCTCGGCCTCGGCGGCGCTGGCGCTGTCCGGGGTCTGTCTCCCCCAGATGTTCCTGGCGCGCAAGCTCCAGCGGGGAGGAGCCGCCGCAGGAGGGTATGCGATAGGCTTCCTGGTCGGCACGGTGAGCATCGCCGGCGCACTCAAGAACACCGCCTTCCTGGTAGCTGCGGTGCCCCTGCTGGTCGTCGGCGCACCCCTCTTCGCGGCAGTCATCACCTATGCGGCGGACCTGCGCTCGGGCTGGCGTGCGGTCGCAGTCAGTCGGCGACGCCGGCATCTGCACGAGATCCTGATCGGTCAGGGATACTCGCCGCGCCAAGTGCTGCAGGTGGTCATGGCGGGCACCGTGTACCTGTGTCTGCTGGCCTTGCTGCTCGTGGCGATTGTCGAGGTCACCTTTGTCGTGAAGGCGCTGCTGATCCTGGCGGCGGTCGTCGTCGGCCTGGCGTTCTTCTACGTTGTCCTGCGCATGATGCGGCGCC from Armatimonadia bacterium includes these protein-coding regions:
- a CDS encoding response regulator, with product MHTRVLVIDDEEALLEMLEAALGLMGCQAVTAPCLARGRERAQDGQFDLVLLDNHFPDGHADAMMPVLADAQPQAPVVIITANDTDAHVQQALRLGAAEVLSKPFGLDELGEVVQRYCASQEAKGVA
- a CDS encoding uroporphyrinogen decarboxylase family protein; translation: MTRQPDFERLRTALFCGQPDRVPTAELKCEDFIKEAFLGEKLPSLSKDPRGYLEKDIEFSYRAGYDFVRVAPMVNYGEQWQPATFAYATGSPELRQRNWAMTHEGLLRTEDDLDRFPWPDPASATYEWIEMAQELLPASMQLATSLKGGGIFERAWMLMGFEAFSFGLLERPDFVRRVIDHTGQVYLEFLRRAFEYERVQFVWLGDDLAYYSGLMVNPRFLREMVFPYYAQIAELCRSYDPPKAFVFHSDGNLWEIMDEMAGLGINALHPIEPKAMDIVRVKRHLAGRVCVIGNIDLGYTLTRGTPEEVREEVRRRIETCAPGGGYVVSSSNSVTEYVPIGNYRAMLAAVEEFGAYS
- a CDS encoding WecB/TagA/CpsF family glycosyltransferase, translated to MPVSDAYLFALSFVFSLVGGLLLAAVTARLPMGKSSAAKYDFTGLATVIALACVFGVTAGSAAQPELAVVGWAFGVLVLGALVDYGISASTLRTLFIFAAGVILAEQGVCIETLKVPFTTSFVHLGVEASVVTALWLLVFSVLFGRAGTIAGVSPGVAAAAGLTFYAIGHLRPDLSNATSASAALALSGVCLPQMFLARKLQRGGAAAGGYAIGFLVGTVSIAGALKNTAFLVAAVPLLVVGAPLFAAVITYAADLRSGWRAVAVSRRRRHLHEILIGQGYSPRQVLQVVMAGTVYLCLLALLLVAIVEVTFVVKALLILAAVVVGLAFFYVVLRMMRRPRPEQGPEGVQAIQMMGVRLHAVTMPDALGEAERFIREDRPHMIVTTDATGFMRAHDDPEFRQIVNEADLVTPDGAGVVLAARLLNIPIEARCPGCDMVSGLCGVATRLGRPVYLLGAAPGVAEKAAEKLVQQVPGLQVAGCRDGYFSEEEEPALVEEIRRAHPAVLFVALGIPRQEKWIRKHLEELNVPICVGIGGSFDVISGLKKRAPVWMQRMGLEWLYRVAKEPSRLPRLTALPRIVLLAFSELLRPPGHIEDAAPRP